ACTCGTGTAGGCTTTTTGAGAATCACTGTTTTTACATTTATGTATCTCCTAGATATATTGCACTATGTGCTTACATAAAAATTTCCTCAGCTCTGTAGTTGAGGTAGTACTTGGTAGAGAATATGATAAGCACTATTTTCAGCAAATTTAAAGTTTTATCtcaatgtttaatttttcaaatacacTAAGTATTAATTGTTGTATATTTTGACAGAATTAATAATTTTGTATTCCTGATACAATAAAGAGACgataattttaaaactgtgaTGGAAGCATACAAAAAATATTGCATAACCTTGCTTACATCTTAGTTACAAtgattgatttttctttttttccctagggaTGAGTTAGATGATAACATTTCCTCCAAAAACATGGCATTAGTTATACCTATCATTGTTACTGCATAAATTTTGATACATGGAGTAGATAATGTAACTGAAGTATTGCATCTTGGCTCAGTGTCATCACAAGACTCTaaattactgtaatttaaaaatttatcttctgtgttttctctaATGCCACACTGTTAAAGCTGTTAACTTTCTTCTTGTTGTCCTGCACAAAAAATAGTGAACTGTAGCATCCTGATAGCTGGGAAAAAATATGATAATTAGCcggaaattattaaaatgtagCAGTGATATTATTGATAAGCGTTTCAGGCTTGCTTCAAAGACTGAATCTGTAGGGACAGCTGTATTACCATAGAAGACTTCTAGTCAGATCCATATGGAGTAGTTCACAATCTCCGTAAATACACAGTATGGGAAGGAGTCTCTTACAGGATTGCATGGGGTAATGTTTTAGATACTGCTCATGGTAACTCTGAGGAGAATCTCTGTTTAATGGTGATCATAGGGTGTCCTAGCCACCTTTTTAACTTAAGCTTTACCACTAATATTTAGCATCAGTATGGTTTTGTCTTCATCATGTAAACCTGTGAGAAGTTTTCAGGAGCCATTCTGATAATGAGGATCGCGGTCTCCAACCAGCACAATATTCTCAGTTTGCCTCCCTGCTGTTCAGGGGGTACCAGTGAAGTTGCTTTAAATGGGAAGCGTCTGTTCTTCCTCTGAGCCCCTCACACCAGAACAGATGGGTGGAACTTGGAACATGGAAGGTTTTACCTCAGAGGTGGTAACAGTGAAGCCACTCATTAACACTGAATTTACCACTTCGTTAGCAACGTTGCTTCCTGTTGAGAAAAGCTAATACAGGCTCTCAAATTGACTGAGCACACTTTCATCTACCTCTCCAAtaataaaacaaggaaaacacacATCTTAGAGGGAAAATGGTCCTACTCAATTTCTTACAAACTTTTTGTGGATGTTTTTATACTCTGCCTAATACTATATGAAGCCTACAATATCGAGTTGTCAAATTGTTGGAGCTGTTGTGCATCAGCTGTTGTGCATGTGTTGGAGGTTTCACTTCTTTTAATTGACTTTTGCATTACCGGTTCTTAATGCATGTTTGCACTGCCCATTTCTAACTTGTGTACGTGATGTAAAGACTCCTGCTGGGTGGTGCATTATCACCATTTTAGGGTGATAGCTTTAAATATGATCTTATTGGAAGTTGTTATTATAGTGGAAAATGACCCATatcaaaacagcaaagaaatgcaaaaatctAAGAAATAGGAAGATGAGAAACTGGGGTGTCTAGTAGAACATTTGCATAAAGGTGTGTTATAgataaataatacaataaaatatttcacacaCTTTAAGCATTTATGATGCCTCTGATATGagcattgctttatttttctaaattggCTAGTCCAGTGATGGAGtagcaaaggaaatattttttcgatgacttatttttttcattgtatttcTGCTCCAAATAGAATGACTTTCATCTGCAAAAGTAAATCATCTTACattagggtttgttttttacaAACTTAAAGGGGGTTAagtatttgttttttccttttgtcgatttgaaacaaaacaagtaCAATAACAAAGAATTTCCATGAGGCCGTAGCTAGCTTTGAATTGTGTGGATAGCTATCATAATGTTGAAttgaaaaactaaaagaaatgctggaCTTACTTTAGAGTGTGACATATGAAGATTAAAGTGGTTGTGTTTAACCAGGTTGTTTTCTCTCCTTAGGAAAAAAGGATGTCCAGAGTGGTCCTCCTTGATTTCGATAAAGGACCATTGCAGGGAGCCATGGATATTAGTTGTGAGTTATAACATCTTAATTTAGAGAGTTAAGTAATGACTTCTTTTAACTGAGCTCTATTCAAAATGTTAATTAGTAACAGGAACTATGTGATGGCAGGAGTCAAATCCCCCAGAACATCAAAGCAAGTGGTACTCTTTAAGGATAAAATATGTGATTTCCGTAAAATGCAGATAGACGTTTCTTGCTCCTAGATGAATGTTTTAATGCCTTATGCTCACTGTGTTCTTAGGACCCATATGAGAGGTGAATGGCAGGGTAGACTGAAGTTTACATTCTTGTTGGTCACACGCTGATTTTCATGTGTAGGCAACTTCTTTGTGCTCACTAAGTGTCGGGTAGATAATTTGGTGTAAGAATAAAAGTTACTTGTAGAAAAATAAAGCCTCCCATAGGGAATTTATATGCAGTTGTTCTCTGTACTAGTAGATACTGTTATTGCCATGCTCTGAAATCCTGTAATACCAAAGTAAACACCCCAGCAGACTTCCATGTAGCATCAGGTCAGTTGTATGCAAGTACTTTGAAAAAAGTGCTACCTTGagaaacataaaattattttagtttccTAGTTTGCTGAAGGAAGTAtgtttaacaaaacaaacaaactaactAAAATTACTAGTAGATGACTGTGTAGCCTCTCCTCCTTACATGCTTTACTTCTAGAAAACAACTAAAGGTAAACTCTGTGGTTATGTACATGCAGAATGTATTCACAACTGTTTTGACAATCTAATTTTCTCTATCTTGTTTGTGTGTAGGTCTTCAGGCTTCTTTGAACTGGGATACTCGGCAGTGACTAGTTTGCTGTATGGTTATTAATATTGCATAGAAAAAATAGTATATTTTAACTGCTTCattgattaattttaaatgtcatgAATAtcctaaataaaaaatacatttttaagaaGTTCAAAACATCTTTTTAGATTACAGTGTGAGGAAGAGTGATCCTGAAAAGAACTGTAAATTAAAAttgacattttttatttctgtgattacctgattcttttcttgtttgttttttagtaTAAATATACTTAATGGACAGACCAGCAATATGGATGATTTAGAGATAAATACTGAAGTCTCTGGTGCTAAAGAGGAAGAAATCCTATGTGATGATAATTTCATATCTGAGGAAGAAGGTGgcattcctaaaccacaagaGAGCGACACGTCATTTCAGAAGAACAACACATTGACTCTGCCTGAGGAGCTATCAAGGGACAGATCTGAAAAAGCCTTAAGTGGAGGCCAGGCTTCTCTATTTATACACACTGGTGCTCCTACTGTTTCTAGTGAAAACTTTATGTTGTCTAGAGGAACTGCTGTTAATGGACCAGTTTCACACTCCACCTCAACAAAGACTTCCATTATGAATAAAGGCAGTGTTTCATTAACCACTGGACAGCCTGGAGGTCATCACACAGATTCCTGCTCAACTTTGACAGTGGTTCATGATCTTCAGCTGCCTGCAAAGAGTACAACACAGAAATCAAATCAGCaccaagttttatttttgttacctGATGTAGCACATGCTAAGAACCTGACTCATTCCATTAAAAATCTACCTACCTCTGCTTCAATTGGTTGTGATTCACAGAAAACAGTAGGAAATAGTGTAGACAGCACTTTAGTAGGCCAAGTAGAAGTTTGTGAGGATGATAAAAATTTACTATTAAAAGATGATTGTGTTGATACATTAACAGGCATTTCCTCAGGTACAGGTGGTTTTGGATCGGGATGTGATCCCAGCTGGGATCCACAAAAAGAGTTTATACAGTTTCTTATGACAAATGAAGAAACAATAGAGAAGTCTCCCATTCACTGTAAGGTAGGGCTAGAAAAAAAAcgaaaaaggaaaatggatgTTAGTAAAATAACACGCTATACTGAAGACTGTTTTGATGATACCAGTTGTATTCCTAGTAAGTCAAAACTATTAAATGTTGAATTCTTAGAGCAGAATGAGGAGCTACAAATAGTAGAACCACAGAAATACTCATTGAGTAAAGTAAAGCCTGAATCCACAGATGAAGAGCTGGAAACTGTTGATGCTATCCAGCAGCTCATTTATAGTCCCAGTAGTAATTGTGCAGAAGATACTTCTCCTGTTCACACTAGCACTTTTCTTTCCaatactttgaaaaacaaatgtgaaCAGAATGATTCTGAATCACCATCTACTTTCAGTACTGATGAACCATCATTTTATCCCTGTACAAAGTGCAATGTGAATTTTAGAGAGAAGAAACATCTGCATAGGCATATGATGTACCATTTAGATGGGAACAGTCATTTCCGACATCTCAATGTCCCCAGGCCTTACGCATGTAGGGAATGCGGAAGGACATTTCGAGATCGTAATTCACTTCTTAAACATATGATAATTCACCAGGaaagaaggcagaaactgatggaAGAAATTCGTGAGCTGAAAGAACTTCAGGATGAGGGTAGGAGTGCACGGTTACAATGCCCGCAGTGTGTATTTGGTACCAATTGTCCCAAAACGTTTGTGCAGCATGCAAAGACCcatgaaaaagataaaagataTTACTGCTGTGAGGAATGCAATTTCATGGCTGTGACAGAAAATGAACTGGAATGCCATCGAGGGATTGCTCATGGGGCAGTAGTCAAATGTTCAATTATTGGTAGCGACATATCCCAGAGGAAAACCCAGAAAAAGGCATCCTTGAAAGATCCCTATTTAGGATCCTCAAGAAAGTCATCGACGTATATGTGTAAGATGTGTCCATTTGCTACTTCAGCTagaagcattttgaaaaaacACATGGCGTATTTGCATCCAGCATCATGCATTGATCCCTTTGGTAGCCATCTTAGACTACAGAAGAGAAAAGGCAGCATAATAGAAGAGTCTttaggttttggtagcaggacAAAACAGTTGATCAGACATTCTTCTACTTTTCCAAAGAACTCAGCTTTAAAACAGGATGTAAAAAGATCATTTGGCTCTACTTCACAGTCCAGTAACTTCACAAAACTTCACAAGAGACCCTACAGGATACAGAAGGCTCGGAAAAGCGTTTCACAGTCATCTGTAAGTGTGTGCAATCTAAATTCTACAAACAAGAACTTTTTGATTAGAAATAGCATTGACCAAAAACGTAAATGTTTTCATcaagcagcaaagcagaaagctAGTGCCAAAAAAAGTGGTAATTATTTATATAGACACAGATATGAAAACTACAGGATGATTAAAAAATCTAATGACTCTTAtcctttgcatttaaaaaaggaagagtcCAAATCTGTCAGtgctttacatttattttcttcatcaaGTAGTCCCCGTAATAGTTGTTTTGTCATGGATTCAAATAGCCTTGATTGCAAAAGGGCAGAAGGCTGTAAAGATCGTAGGCATGTAGGTGTAAAAAGAGTGATTAAAGAATCCAAGAGGGAAGGCTCTGTTACAGATGATTTGGATTGCTATCCAGATTTTCTGCATAAAATGACTGTTGTTGTTTTACAGAAACTTaactctgctgaaaaaaaagacagctatGAAACGGAGGATGAAAGTTCATGGGATAATGTTGAACTATGTGATTACACTACACAGTCTGTGGAGGATGAATCTTACAGTGATATTAATCAGGAGCATGTAAACCTATTCCCCATATTCAAAGGTAAAATGGAAGATAATGAAGCTGGTGATAAATCTTCACTTGGTTATGAGCAGAATGATGGCTTTTATTTTGAGTATTATGAAGATGCTGAGGGTAGTAACTTCTTGCATGATTTGCATGATCCTCAGAATTTAGAAAATGTAGGATCAGCATTGCCAAAGCATAATTCAGTTTTCCACTGGACTGATTTGTCGCTTGAAAAGAAGTCCTGCCCATACTGTCCAGCAACATTTGAAACAGGTGTTGGCTTGTCCAATCATGTCAGAGGACATCTTCACAGAGCTGGACTAAGCTATGAAGCCCGACATGTTGTTTCACCAGAACAGATAGCAACAAGTgacaaaatgcagcattttaaaagaGCTGGAACAGGAACTCCTGTTAAACGTGTTAGAAAaggtaagatttttttattatttgggTACAAAGTAAAGGGGACAAAGGGATTTATTGAGCACTATACAAGACTTGCTTTATCTTCTTGTAAAGCCTCTCATGATTTGTTGTCATGTTTAACTATATATAATTGTCAAAAAAcattataattattttctttgtagcaATTGAAAAATCTGAAACTTCCTCTGAGCATACATGTCAGCTCTGTGGAGGCTGGTTCGATACTAAAATTGGATTGTCTAATCATGTGCGAGGACACCTGAAGAGGCTTGGCAAAACCAAGTGGGATGCACACAAGTCTCCGATCTGTGTTCTGAACGAGATGATGCAAAATGAAGAGAAGTATGAAAAAATCCTGAAGGCTTTGAACAGTCGCCGCATTATTCCCAGGCCGTTTGTTGCTCAGAAATTTGCATCAAATGATGACTTTTTATCTCAGAATGTTATACCTCTTGAAGCATACCATAATGGCCTAAAGACTGAAGATATATCTGTGTCTGCATCGGAGGAAGAAGGGCTGAGTTTCCTAAACGAATGTCATGAAACAAAAGCAGTACTACATGatggcaaaaaaaatcagtcacttACACTGATAGAACTCCTGAAAAACAAGAGGTTAGGAGAAGAAAGGAATCCTGATATTTCCCCTCAAAAGATTCATAATCAAACTGCAAGAAAGAGGTTTGTTCAGAAATGTGTTCTTCCATTAAATGAAGACAGTCCATTGATGTATCAGCCACAAAAAATGGACTTGACTATGCAGTCAGGT
This genomic window from Pseudopipra pipra isolate bDixPip1 chromosome 9, bDixPip1.hap1, whole genome shotgun sequence contains:
- the ZNF644 gene encoding zinc finger protein 644 isoform X2; amino-acid sequence: MDDLEINTEVSGAKEEEILCDDNFISEEEGGIPKPQESDTSFQKNNTLTLPEELSRDRSEKALSGGQASLFIHTGAPTVSSENFMLSRGTAVNGPVSHSTSTKTSIMNKGSVSLTTGQPGGHHTDSCSTLTVVHDLQLPAKSTTQKSNQHQVLFLLPDVAHAKNLTHSIKNLPTSASIGCDSQKTVGNSVDSTLVGQVEVCEDDKNLLLKDDCVDTLTGISSGTGGFGSGCDPSWDPQKEFIQFLMTNEETIEKSPIHCKVGLEKKRKRKMDVSKITRYTEDCFDDTSCIPSKSKLLNVEFLEQNEELQIVEPQKYSLSKVKPESTDEELETVDAIQQLIYSPSSNCAEDTSPVHTSTFLSNTLKNKCEQNDSESPSTFSTDEPSFYPCTKCNVNFREKKHLHRHMMYHLDGNSHFRHLNVPRPYACRECGRTFRDRNSLLKHMIIHQERRQKLMEEIRELKELQDEGRSARLQCPQCVFGTNCPKTFVQHAKTHEKDKRYYCCEECNFMAVTENELECHRGIAHGAVVKCSIIGSDISQRKTQKKASLKDPYLGSSRKSSTYMCKMCPFATSARSILKKHMAYLHPASCIDPFGSHLRLQKRKGSIIEESLGFGSRTKQLIRHSSTFPKNSALKQDVKRSFGSTSQSSNFTKLHKRPYRIQKARKSVSQSSKLNSAEKKDSYETEDESSWDNVELCDYTTQSVEDESYSDINQEHVNLFPIFKGKMEDNEAGDKSSLGYEQNDGFYFEYYEDAEGSNFLHDLHDPQNLENVGSALPKHNSVFHWTDLSLEKKSCPYCPATFETGVGLSNHVRGHLHRAGLSYEARHVVSPEQIATSDKMQHFKRAGTGTPVKRVRKAIEKSETSSEHTCQLCGGWFDTKIGLSNHVRGHLKRLGKTKWDAHKSPICVLNEMMQNEEKYEKILKALNSRRIIPRPFVAQKFASNDDFLSQNVIPLEAYHNGLKTEDISVSASEEEGLSFLNECHETKAVLHDGKKNQSLTLIELLKNKRLGEERNPDISPQKIHNQTARKRFVQKCVLPLNEDSPLMYQPQKMDLTMQSGMPVKLRTCVHCNTTFTSAVSLSNHLRAYARKKSAGLLTGTALDCKQKKSRSRSGSKKKMLPLPHSADEVYILRCRFCGLVFRGPLSVQEDWIKHLQRHIVNANLPRTGAGMVEVTSLLKKPASITETSFSLLMAEAAS
- the ZNF644 gene encoding zinc finger protein 644 isoform X4; translated protein: MDDLEINTEVSGAKEEEILCDDNFISEEEGGIPKPQESDTSFQKNNTLTLPEELSRDRSEKALSGGQASLFIHTGAPTVSSENFMLSRGTAVNGPVSHSTSTKTSIMNKGSVSLTTGQPGGHHTDSCSTLTVVHDLQLPAKSTTQKSNQHQVLFLLPDVAHAKNLTHSIKNLPTSASIGCDSQKTVGNSVDSTLVGQVEVCEDDKNLLLKDDCVDTLTGISSGTGGFGSGCDPSWDPQKEFIQFLMTNEETIEKSPIHCKVGLEKKRKRKMDVSKITRYTEDCFDDTSCIPSKSKLLNVEFLEQNEELQIVEPQKYSLSKVKPESTDEELETVDAIQQLIYSPSSNCAEDTSPVHTSTFLSNTLKNKCEQNDSESPSTFSTDEPSFYPCTKCNVNFREKKHLHRHMMYHLDGNSHFRHLNVPRPYACRECGRTFRDRNSLLKHMIIHQERRQKLMEEIRELKELQDEGRSARLQCPQCVFGTNCPKTFVQHAKTHEKDKRYYCCEECNFMAVTENELECHRGIAHGAVVKCSIIGSDISQRKTQKKASLKDPYLGSSRKSSTYMCKMCPFATSARSILKKHMAYLHPASCIDPFGSHLRLQKRKGSIIEESLGFGSRTKQLIRHSSTFPKNSALKQDVKRSFGSTSQSSNFTKLHKRPYRIQKARKSVSQSSKLNSAEKKDSYETEDESSWDNVELCDYTTQSVEDESYSDINQEHVNLFPIFKGKMEDNEAGDKSSLGYEQNDGFYFEYYEDAEGSNFLHDLHDPQNLENVGSALPKHNSVFHWTDLSLEKKSCPYCPATFETGVGLSNHVRGHLHRAGLSYEARHVVSPEQIATSDKMQHFKRAGTGTPVKRVRKAIEKSETSSEHTCQLCGGWFDTKIGLSNHVRGHLKRLGKTKWDAHKSPICVLNEMMQNEEKYEKILKALNSRRIIPRPFVAQKFASNDDFLSQNVIPLEAYHNGLKTEDISVSASEEEGLSFLNECHETKAVLHDGKKNQSLTLIELLKNKRLGEERNPDISPQKIHNQTARKRFVQKCVLPLNEDSPLMYQPQKMDLTMQSEDT
- the ZNF644 gene encoding zinc finger protein 644 isoform X3, whose protein sequence is MDDLEINTEVSGAKEEEILCDDNFISEEEGGIPKPQESDTSFQKNNTLTLPEELSRDRSEKALSGGQASLFIHTGAPTVSSENFMLSRGTAVNGPVSHSTSTKTSIMNKGSVSLTTGQPGGHHTDSCSTLTVVHDLQLPAKSTTQKSNQHQVLFLLPDVAHAKNLTHSIKNLPTSASIGCDSQKTVGNSVDSTLVGQVEVCEDDKNLLLKDDCVDTLTGISSGTGGFGSGCDPSWDPQKEFIQFLMTNEETIEKSPIHCKVGLEKKRKRKMDVSKITRYTEDCFDDTSCIPSKSKLLNVEFLEQNEELQIVEPQKYSLSKVKPESTDEELETVDAIQQLIYSPSSNCAEDTSPVHTSTFLSNTLKNKCEQNDSESPSTFSTDEPSFYPCTKCNVNFREKKHLHRHMMYHLDGNSHFRHLNVPRPYACRECGRTFRDRNSLLKHMIIHQERRQKLMEEIRELKELQDEGRSARLQCPQCVFGTNCPKTFVQHAKTHEKDKRYYCCEECNFMAVTENELECHRGIAHGAVVKCSIIGSDISQRKTQKKASLKDPYLGSSRKSSTYMCKMCPFATSARSILKKHMAYLHPASCIDPFGSHLRLQKRKGSIIEESLGFGSRTKQLIRHSSTFPKNSALKQDVKRSFGSTSQSSNFTKLHKRPYRIQKARKSVSQSSKLNSAEKKDSYETEDESSWDNVELCDYTTQSVEDESYSDINQEHVNLFPIFKGKMEDNEAGDKSSLGYEQNDGFYFEYYEDAEGSNFLHDLHDPQNLENVGSALPKHNSVFHWTDLSLEKKSCPYCPATFETGVGLSNHVRGHLHRAGLSYEARHVVSPEQIATSDKMQHFKRAGTGTPVKRVRKAIEKSETSSEHTCQLCGGWFDTKIGLSNHVRGHLKRLGKTKWDAHKSPICVLNEMMQNEEKYEKILKALNSRRIIPRPFVAQKFASNDDFLSQNVIPLEAYHNGLKTEDISVSASEEEGLSFLNECHETKAVLHDGKKNQSLTLIELLKNKRLGEERNPDISPQKIHNQTARKRFVQKCVLPLNEDSPLMYQPQKMDLTMQSALDCKQKKSRSRSGSKKKMLPLPHSADEVYILRCRFCGLVFRGPLSVQEDWIKHLQRHIVNANLPRTGAGMVEVTSLLKKPASITETSFSLLMAEAAS
- the ZNF644 gene encoding zinc finger protein 644 isoform X1; protein product: MDDLEINTEVSGAKEEEILCDDNFISEEEGGIPKPQESDTSFQKNNTLTLPEELSRDRSEKALSGGQASLFIHTGAPTVSSENFMLSRGTAVNGPVSHSTSTKTSIMNKGSVSLTTGQPGGHHTDSCSTLTVVHDLQLPAKSTTQKSNQHQVLFLLPDVAHAKNLTHSIKNLPTSASIGCDSQKTVGNSVDSTLVGQVEVCEDDKNLLLKDDCVDTLTGISSGTGGFGSGCDPSWDPQKEFIQFLMTNEETIEKSPIHCKVGLEKKRKRKMDVSKITRYTEDCFDDTSCIPSKSKLLNVEFLEQNEELQIVEPQKYSLSKVKPESTDEELETVDAIQQLIYSPSSNCAEDTSPVHTSTFLSNTLKNKCEQNDSESPSTFSTDEPSFYPCTKCNVNFREKKHLHRHMMYHLDGNSHFRHLNVPRPYACRECGRTFRDRNSLLKHMIIHQERRQKLMEEIRELKELQDEGRSARLQCPQCVFGTNCPKTFVQHAKTHEKDKRYYCCEECNFMAVTENELECHRGIAHGAVVKCSIIGSDISQRKTQKKASLKDPYLGSSRKSSTYMCKMCPFATSARSILKKHMAYLHPASCIDPFGSHLRLQKRKGSIIEESLGFGSRTKQLIRHSSTFPKNSALKQDVKRSFGSTSQSSNFTKLHKRPYRIQKARKSVSQSSVSVCNLNSTNKNFLIRNSIDQKRKCFHQAAKQKASAKKSGNYLYRHRYENYRMIKKSNDSYPLHLKKEESKSVSALHLFSSSSSPRNSCFVMDSNSLDCKRAEGCKDRRHVGVKRVIKESKREGSVTDDLDCYPDFLHKMTVVVLQKLNSAEKKDSYETEDESSWDNVELCDYTTQSVEDESYSDINQEHVNLFPIFKGKMEDNEAGDKSSLGYEQNDGFYFEYYEDAEGSNFLHDLHDPQNLENVGSALPKHNSVFHWTDLSLEKKSCPYCPATFETGVGLSNHVRGHLHRAGLSYEARHVVSPEQIATSDKMQHFKRAGTGTPVKRVRKAIEKSETSSEHTCQLCGGWFDTKIGLSNHVRGHLKRLGKTKWDAHKSPICVLNEMMQNEEKYEKILKALNSRRIIPRPFVAQKFASNDDFLSQNVIPLEAYHNGLKTEDISVSASEEEGLSFLNECHETKAVLHDGKKNQSLTLIELLKNKRLGEERNPDISPQKIHNQTARKRFVQKCVLPLNEDSPLMYQPQKMDLTMQSALDCKQKKSRSRSGSKKKMLPLPHSADEVYILRCRFCGLVFRGPLSVQEDWIKHLQRHIVNANLPRTGAGMVEVTSLLKKPASITETSFSLLMAEAAS